A single region of the Stegostoma tigrinum isolate sSteTig4 chromosome 8, sSteTig4.hap1, whole genome shotgun sequence genome encodes:
- the ankrd45 gene encoding ankyrin repeat domain-containing protein 45 isoform X1 — protein sequence MLFLQVKKSLKMDPDSEKELTEPDSDDIESSEDLEFENRNNFLTSVLTGDSEKLRKCFEIVDDPNLEIAKGWLNICDDFGRNALFAASMLGHHEVIPELVTQGARVNEKTNRGYTPLHCAAAWGKVDSLKTLVAFGANVQETNFRGEKARDIASRYSKTDCMEFLDWAGAKLILELYITNIQETVADLEKSQGKLSKQDKTAFTNACRTKLEWLSSVQNATKQDFEDQKNNLMTTLEPIIAKLTSQAPQPSKPSKP from the exons atgttgtttctgcag gtaaaaaaatcattaaaaatggACCCAGATAGCGAAAAAGAATTAACAGAGCCTGACAGTGATGACATAGAAAGCAGTGAAGATCTCGAATTTGAAAACAGGAACAACTTTCTTACCAGTGTGCTAACAGGAGATTCTGAGAAACTACGCAAGTGTTTTGAAATTGTGGATGATCCAAACCTCGAGATAGCAAAAGGATGGCTAAATATATGTGATGACTTTGGCAGAAATGCACTCTTTGCAGCCTCTATGTTGGGACATCATGAAGTTATTCCTGAGTTGGTGACACAAGGAGCAAGGGTCAATGAGAAAACCAATAGAG GTTACACTCCCTTACATTGTGCTGCTGCCTGGGGGAAAGTAGACAGCCTTAAAACTTTGGTGGCCTTTGGTGCCAATGTTCAAGAAACTAACTTTAGAGGTGAAAAAGCACGAGACATAGCTAGTCGATATTCAAAGACTGACTGCATGGAGTTTTTAGATTGGGCAG GGGCCAAACTGATTTTGGAGTTATATATTACTAATATTCAGGAAACTGTTGCCGATCTTGAAAAGTCACAGGGCAAGCTGTCAAAGCAAGATAAG ACTGCTTTTACAAATGCTTGCCGTACAAAATTGGAATGGCTGAGTTCAGTACAGAATGCGACAAAACAGGATTTCGAAGaccaaaagaataatttgatgaCAACTCTGGAACCAATCATTGCCAAACTTACATCAC AAGCCCCACAGCCCTCAAAACCCTCTAAACCATGA
- the ankrd45 gene encoding ankyrin repeat domain-containing protein 45 isoform X2, which produces MDPDSEKELTEPDSDDIESSEDLEFENRNNFLTSVLTGDSEKLRKCFEIVDDPNLEIAKGWLNICDDFGRNALFAASMLGHHEVIPELVTQGARVNEKTNRGYTPLHCAAAWGKVDSLKTLVAFGANVQETNFRGEKARDIASRYSKTDCMEFLDWAGAKLILELYITNIQETVADLEKSQGKLSKQDKTAFTNACRTKLEWLSSVQNATKQDFEDQKNNLMTTLEPIIAKLTSQAPQPSKPSKP; this is translated from the exons atggACCCAGATAGCGAAAAAGAATTAACAGAGCCTGACAGTGATGACATAGAAAGCAGTGAAGATCTCGAATTTGAAAACAGGAACAACTTTCTTACCAGTGTGCTAACAGGAGATTCTGAGAAACTACGCAAGTGTTTTGAAATTGTGGATGATCCAAACCTCGAGATAGCAAAAGGATGGCTAAATATATGTGATGACTTTGGCAGAAATGCACTCTTTGCAGCCTCTATGTTGGGACATCATGAAGTTATTCCTGAGTTGGTGACACAAGGAGCAAGGGTCAATGAGAAAACCAATAGAG GTTACACTCCCTTACATTGTGCTGCTGCCTGGGGGAAAGTAGACAGCCTTAAAACTTTGGTGGCCTTTGGTGCCAATGTTCAAGAAACTAACTTTAGAGGTGAAAAAGCACGAGACATAGCTAGTCGATATTCAAAGACTGACTGCATGGAGTTTTTAGATTGGGCAG GGGCCAAACTGATTTTGGAGTTATATATTACTAATATTCAGGAAACTGTTGCCGATCTTGAAAAGTCACAGGGCAAGCTGTCAAAGCAAGATAAG ACTGCTTTTACAAATGCTTGCCGTACAAAATTGGAATGGCTGAGTTCAGTACAGAATGCGACAAAACAGGATTTCGAAGaccaaaagaataatttgatgaCAACTCTGGAACCAATCATTGCCAAACTTACATCAC AAGCCCCACAGCCCTCAAAACCCTCTAAACCATGA